The genomic interval AaggctgaaaagctatttgaaccgtcccatccgttttttaatctatatattcgagattatctttagaattattttctatcttgggtgttgaagtgatattttctaattgccattcattaggaagtgtgacttgattccaattgatttgtttaggaatttgtatactagaattttgtgtgctagattgtaataataatgtatatcctttatggctagtaattagagcttgtggttctaatgttgttttcattaatttataatgaatcctgtaaacgactgttaaagcatgtgaccctttcatcatttgatagccatttgctttaatatttagtattaaggcgtgtaaaatgttaccatcaaataatgataaagaataattgggataacagttaaaatagaccggtccttggaacaagctggattctaccattccaagtaatgaatcatgaaagttataatgtcttccgtctcttaaacaaagcaatactgaaGTATTTAAACCgtttcgagtgagtggctttatagctacttgtactaattcaatatgaataaaagaataattttgctttttgtgttgatcaatagccttttttgttaagagatgtaatgattcatagtcattatttaaactaatagttttctctactgttttaattgtataatttgtaaggaatgaaaatttagaagaaaaagtagagattttgtatatttgattttttggaacatcgggaattgtccaatcttgtagatttctttctatatctaatatactatagtcttcttgattaatattatcagatatgctagtggtagattcattaggtttgaataaagaattcattgattcagatttttaacaaaaatttcctatttccaaagagaaataactaaattaagaacttgagggaacaccaccgggaccacccttagagccctctggcttaaatgggctgaccatcggtttttcttggcttaccaacacaagcttcacaatatacatttttctctctagttatgggttatctttgtaaaatttgtatcaatgattcatttactttttttttattttttatttttattttttataaagcaagtatttttagatggtttcttatggcattaatttcttttctaaggaaagtgcagtcagcttcatagtattctattgcagactgcctactttgatatacatgatatttagtcatcattaatgtataattttacctcattaattgttgttgtcttttaagatcttttatattatccatcaggatttgtagatccattcttaaattatattctgtacattttaactcatacaaatcacgaaatccagtactatgagcataataaaaatccatcgtaaatatcaggaaaaataagatagaaatatcaatagcaataaaataaaatagtaaataagcaataaaatagtaataacaatactatcaccaatggctctgataccaaaggcatATATCCCAGGTAGAATAAggtattaatataataataatgtattattatattagtttataacttaattatatagtagACTTAGtattctatatttaatttattatactagtcATTagtgattatatattatatattgaaacATTTGTTATTATGCATTACTAtcatatgtttttatattttagttattatacattattattatatgttattatatagtagtattacatgttattatatttatatattagtaatttattgtTGCATAgttaatattgtaatagtatgacgtttacatatactaaactattattagtcaatttagtctatatatattatagtataaatatattatttaataataatgagcTATTTAATAATAACGAGCTCATGTTAGTATGGTAtggagtttaactaactatataaaatttgtatgattaatatatagaaaacacatatatatttataaaatatatataatattggtgTCGGAGTCAGATCGAAGCGGAGTCAGTTCAACTCCACCTCCGACTTCGacttctaagaaaaaaaaaccttcgactccgactccaacttggAGTAAAGTTGGAATGTAATCGGAGTcagattttcagatttttgccCAGCCTTAAAGTTGggtgtgttaaaaaaatgtttgctaaatggattttttctaaaagttttgtctCCATCACATCTTGAGATTTGAATTTAGGTAACGTTTGGTtacaaaaataagatgaaattttaaagttgtataaaatattattaattttttaatataatttttattttaaaatttgaaaaaattgaattatttattatatttcatgtaagagttttaaaaaaattataataatgagatgaaatgaaatgaaatgaaataatttgtataaccaaactagGGGTGATTTCGGTCCGGTCTGATCGATCTTAAGGAGGTTTTGTTGACCGGATAGGATTGGACCTGTTCGGTCCAGGGTTTTCCCACCTTGGACCGGATCGAAAAGCATAAGTACCGATTCAGTCCGGTCCCATTCAAGACAGGCCAATCCAGTTGTCTTTCGGTCCCAATCGGTCCAGTTAGTCCCACCCTGTCCCAACTGGGCTAATGGCCCAATCCCTATATCCtatgtttaacttttttggCCTACtaacattttatcaaattttaagtctaaaaatacattaaaaaaaacttgaaaaataaaaataatcattaaaaaatgatctatatacaataaatttgaataaaatgatttacttacaaaagaatataaattttctatatcCATCCATTCTAAACAACTTAAACAAGATTATCAACCATtcatagtaataaaattaaaaaaaatagaaataaagaaatttaaaacaatccctaatcaataaaatctccaataagtaataagttataactaataaataatcatcTAATTTATCCAAATTTAAGATTccgaatagaaaaataaaaaaaatacaaaatacaattacaTAAATACACAGTTCTTATTGTCTTAGCCTCTCGTATTTACATTaatacaaaacacaaatatatatatatatatatataaatcgaaTAGACAAGCAACCAAATGAAGTTCCTCCCCTACTATTGCTACAAAGTAACAAAACACATAATGCAATCAGAGCCACAAAGTTGCTTGTTGTTCCATGCACTATAGTATGCACATGCCAATGCTTCCTTACCTGTCTGGAGGCAATCTAttactatcaataaaataacCATCTTCTAGTGCTATACTAGCCTATATATCAGAATGTTTCAAACTCCTCGACCTTAATACTTTTTTCAacctcttttttcaaaaagaagaaataaaaaaatagaaaaaagttatCTTTGCTTAATACAATTTAGAATTCGGTTCTATGCAATTCGGACTGAGATCGATTGGGCCAAGTCCTGGGTCGGTCCGGTCCAGACTAAAGTGGCCAATCCGATTGATTTTTTCGGTCTGGACTGGCCGATTCTCACCTTcaaaccaaacaaggcctaaatatATTTGATAGGACTTGGGAGAAGAGGCAAATGTCATTTGAATTGGTTTATGGGCCGAAGTCTTTCTGATAAATGATGCACCTAAACGGTGGGCCGAGCGCAATTTGGTTTGAAGTGGGCTTGCTCTGACTCGAAACCCGACTCCGCTAAGAGGGTGGGTCGCTGACCGTCCGAGCGAAAAGAAACACAGAGGAAAACACAACACGGAGAAGATCGAAGAACAGCAAGCTTAAGATGTACGCAGCGAACGGAGTTAAAGCACAAGGATCGATGACGtgtcataaattttaaaatcccgCCTAAACCCCCAAATTTCATTTCGTGCGCAATTGAATTTCAATTTAAGCCCCCCGAACTTAATATCTCCGCCTTTCGGCATCTCAAGGCCCCCCTCCTCTTCTTACTATCAATCAATCAATCCCACTTAtccctgtctctctctctctctctctctctctccccgcgttcAAACCCTAGCTCCAaactaaccctaaccctagtttcAGATCGCGAACTTGTAAGCACCGTCGTTTCCGgtcaattttcatcaaattttctcGTGTTTAGGTTGATTTTTGCTGATCAGATCGTGTTCGCAGGACTCACCATGAAAGGAGGGAAATCAAAGTCCGAGTCGAAGAGAGCTGACCCCAAgtaagttttgttttttcatctGCTTTCGCAGAGAATCTGTTCTTTGTTTAATCCATTTCGACTTAAAAACCCGTTGATGAAGGTCGCTCAGATCTCAGATCTGAAAATTGCATCAAACAAATCCCTGTCTCTCacgtaatatatatttatacgaTTGTTTTTTCACGTGATCTTCTGTATGGTGGTAGGCTTTCCGTGAATAAGAAAGGCAGTGCTTCGACGAAAGCGGGAAAGGCGACGACTAAGAAGGGAAAGGCAGCGAAGGACCCTAACAAGCCTAAGAGGCCAGCCAGTGCTTTCTTCGTATTCATGTAAATGTTCTTCGTCATCCTCAATTCTCTTTTACTTGGTCACTCCGATTTTTACGACTCAGAATAAATGCTTGTCGAAGGAAAAAGGTAAAATAGATCTGCCATATGTATAACATGTGTTAAtgtcaaaattcatttttaaaatctttatatATGAAATGTTATAAAAGGCCTCTAAAGCTTTTTGGGAAGTAAAGTTACTCATAACAAACGGAGGATTGTTTCCTAGGATAATTCCTATCAATATATCTGTCTCTCTTCTTTCTAAATTTCCCAATTCGACAATAACAGGGAAGAATTCAGGAAGCAGTTCAATAAAGATCACCCTGACAACAAATCAGTTTCCGCTGTAAGCCTTGTCGATCTATGCCTAATTCGGTAGAGTAGATAAATAAATAGGTCGTGCTCACGAGTTTGAAATCTGTTATTGTTAATGTTAAAACCATTAGGTTGGTAAAGCTGCTGGAGCTAAATGGAAGTCCATGTCCGATGCTGTAAGTTGTTCACAGCATAAAAGTCGTCTAGTACTTTCAACCTGTATAAGCGTTATTTCACTAAAAATAGTATTTATGATTTTAGGAAAAAGCACCTTATGTAGCAAAGGCTGACAAAAGGAAGGTTGACTATGAGAAGAACATGAAAGCTTATAACAAGAGACAGGTAGCTCCTTTACAGTTGATAGATTTTTGCCAGTGTGTTGTGAATCTTTGTAACCTGTGTATGAATGATTTCTATGCTTGGTTTGCTGGTTGACTCAGGCTGAAGGTGCCACTGCTGCAGAAGACGAGGTTGAGTCTGAGAAGTCAGTGTCTGAGGTgaatgatgatgaggatggagatgaagatggcaGTGAGGAGGTTTGTTGAAATTAGTTGATACTGATTATGTATAATTAggtttgagttttattttacttaattattttcatttaattggctTGCAGGAAGATGATGACGAGTAGCAAATGGCATGAAGTATAGGATTGTCATTTAGGCTGTCAAAATGTTTGATCATCCCATGCCGATGGTTTGGCAGTGGATCTTATGTCTAAACTTTTGCTCCCTTTTATGAGGAAATATATCCCTCCCATGTCAATTTGTTTTGCCCTTTCAGAAAAATGGGTAGTTATAGATTGGAAGCTGGCCTCTATTTGTACTTTTATTTGAATTCTAATGATTTAGCAAAGGCGTTTTTATCTATTGTAGGTTATTGGATGCCTGTCTCCATGATTTAGCTTTTGATGATAATTCACTGTTATTTATTTCTGTTTACTACAATGTTTTTTGTTCTCCTCCCCATTGATGtaaggttgttttttttttttttggtatatgtTCCTTGTGTTTATTAGGAGGAGTTTagtctttttttctcttcattataggttgaaaaatgatattgattTAAATGACTTGAATCTGATTTATCCGTAATTTTTTGTGTTTAGCAACTTCTATGCTAGCATTTCATGTCTTAAGATTTTAGGTGTTGCTTTAAATGTTTCTTTGTTCCAATTTGATAAAACATTCTCTCTTTAGGTTTCTATATGTATTTATACATGAAGAGAATACATGTGGCTGACTTTGATGTTTTGATGGCATTACTAACGCTGATCCTAATTGGGATTAAGGTTCAGTGGAGTATCCACAttctacatgtatttttatcttGGCTGTGTGTAGTTATGTATTATGattcatttaatgaaatattactTTGGTTTAGATTTTTTAGTTGTGTGGTTTTGAATTGTTTTGGATTTCTTAAGGTATTTAGGGTACTTTTTGTGTTATTATGGTATGTCTACAGAATTTTTGATGTTCCTCTTATAGTGagtttctaattttctttaGATTTTCTCACTTTTTGATTATCTAGGAGTTTTGTGCCAATTAGGTCTTTAGGTGCTATAATTTCACTGGTATTG from Juglans microcarpa x Juglans regia isolate MS1-56 chromosome 4S, Jm3101_v1.0, whole genome shotgun sequence carries:
- the LOC121263168 gene encoding HMG1/2-like protein, which codes for MKGGKSKSESKRADPKLSVNKKGSASTKAGKATTKKGKAAKDPNKPKRPASAFFVFMEEFRKQFNKDHPDNKSVSAVGKAAGAKWKSMSDAEKAPYVAKADKRKVDYEKNMKAYNKRQAEGATAAEDEVESEKSVSEVNDDEDGDEDGSEEEDDDE